The DNA segment AAGACCTTGCTATCTTTTTGATAGCGCATAGCTTTAGCCAACACCATGCCGACGGCAAAGAGGGCACAGGGACTGGAGGTATTGCCTATCTGCTGGATCATCATTGCCAAGCCTGAGGGGAGAGTTATCCCTAATGCCGAGATGGCCACGCCAATAAAACAACCAATCACAATTGGGTTTTTCACCACGGCTAACAGCATGATCACTGCGGCGTGATGTTGTCGCTGTTTATTGGTGGCGAGCTCCAGCGAAACCAAGGCTACGGCAAACATGAGTACGGACAATAAACTGGCAATCGCAGCGGCAACTAAGGCGCTTTGTTGCTGGGGAAATAAGATGATAAGGAGTGGAATACCAATAAATGCGGTATTACCAAAAGTGGCATTTAAGGCGCGCACGGCGGCAATTGCATGTTGTTTAGGATTAACCAGCAGGGAGATGCCGATACAAACGAGGTAAATCAGCAGCATGGCTGCGCTGTACCCAGCGATAAATCCCCACTGTAGGATCTCTTCAATGGGCTGCTGCGCCAGTGCTATCAACAGGATGGCAGGGAACGCAATATAGTAAACATATTGATTGAGTACTTGGTCTGTTTCTACTGGGAGAAAGCGCAGTTTTTGCACCAATGTGCCCAGTAGCATGATCCCGAAGACGGCAAACAGAGGGGTTAAAATGTTCATGACCCTCACTCATCCTTTTGTGTTGCTTATCCCGCGAGATAGCCTTAGTGATGCTTGATTTCATTCAAGCCGCCAAGGTGAGGTCGGTTGGGATGTTATTTCAGCGAATTGACGATAATCGGCGCTAGCGCAGTAAATCTGTTAGCAAAATAGCATAGCATTCCCCCTAGAGGCTATTGCGCTATGGTCGTAGAAGTGAATAATTCTACGTTTAAAACACAATGAGTTAGTGCATAGTCTGAACAGAAGCACTCACATAAACGATTGGGATAGAAAATGGCTGATGATATAGGCGCCGAGCTGCAGTTAATTTATCTGTTTGTGCATTTAGTGAATGCGGGGAGTTTTTCCCAAGCGGCTAAAGAGCTCGATATGCCCATCGCCACTGTGAGCCGTAAGCTGGCCAAACTTGAGGAGAAGCTCGATAAGCAATTGTTTATGCGTAGCACTCGTAAGCTGCGGTTAACCGAAGAAGGCCTAGCATTATTCCAACGCTACCAGAGCGTCATTGCCCAATTTGATGAACTCAGCGGTGTCGGCAGTGATAAACCCGAAGGGACATTGCGAATAGCGGCGCCGATTTCGATTATTTCTATCATCTTTATCCGTGCATTGAACGAGTTTGGGCGTTTATATCCCGATATTCGCCTGCATATTTCCCAAAGCAATGAGTTGGTGGATTTAATTGATAAAGGAATCGATGTGGCGATTGTGGGCGGTGCCCAGCCCGATTCCTCTTGGGTGTCGAGCACCTTAGGCGAGCTTGATTACCGCCTATTTGCGACGCCGGAATATTTAGCCTCGGCGCCTAAGTTAACCCATCCCGATGATCTTGAAGCCCATCAGTTAATTAAAGTGTGGCCACTGTTTAACTGGCACTTAAAACACCCGAATGGCGAGTCGTTTTATTTTAATGGCCCGACAAAGCTCACGCTCACGGATCTGCACGGTGCGATTCAGGCGACTCTCGATCATGGCGGCATTCTCTATGGCCCTGAATTATTTGTTAAACAGCAGATTAAAGAGGGACAGTTAAAAGTACTCTTGCCCGAATGGATAGGTGAGCAGCGCAGAATATCGATTCTGTATCACCAGCGGAGTCAGCAGCCGCTAAAGGTAAAAGTATTTATAGAGTTTATGCAGTCTAAGGCGCCCGAGCTGTTTTCGATGATTTAAGCTCGTTAGCGTTTGCGGGGTTTTAGCGGATTTTTACTCATGGAGTTTTGGGTCTGCTTCGCCTCTTGCAGGCTAGCGCGGGTGGCGGGCACTATCCCCAGTTCAAGGTAGTAATTGACTAAACGGCGCAGTTCAAACAGAGAACCAATACGGCTTTGCTGGCCTATGGTGAGTTTCCAGGTATCGGTGCGACCTTCGCTATTGGTTAAGATAAATCCTTGGTAAACGAGTTTTTTCATATTGAATGGATGCTTGGCTTAATCCTATCCCTCGCAGTGTTATCCGTTGGCTAATACCAATCACATTAAATATCTAATCAGTTCAGAGCCTCACAAGCATCTCAATCCAAGGCGCATTGACGAAGAAATGGTTATTCCCTTTTAAGTCAATGTAACACGGGAGTGGGATGCCTGTGAGGCTCCCGAAGGGCGGGGTTGAACGGGCTTTATACTGCGTTTAAGGCTTTCGACAGAGCGCCACTATGCCTTCAAGCCTTCGCCTTTTCTAAAGCCCGTTTAACTCCCGCTGAATGAACAGATATTTAATACGATTGGTATAAGATGCTACCTAATAGTGAACCACTCTTAGGTAGCAGGTCTCACTTACGCGACGCTAATACCGATATTCGAGACACCCGCTTCGATAATCTCTTTGCGTAAACCTTTCACTAACTCGGCGGTGATCTTAGGATTTTCTTCGATGATTTCCAGCAGCGTATTTTGCAGTTCGCGCTCTTCTTCCATCACTTCATGGGCGAAGACATAGTCATCTAAGGCATCATCGGTTAAATCCACATCGCTGATGGTCTCAATGTAGTTCGCTACAGTGCTTGAGGATAACTTGCTGATATTGGTGATATCTTCTTCAAGATCGGTTTGAATCGCACCGAGTAACGTAGACAGAGCAACTACGGCATCCATCGCTGGGTATACGCCATAGTTATCAAAATCGGCGGGTTCAGGGGTGTTATCTTCTAAGCGCTGTAGATGCACATCAATGTTGAATTTCAGCTTGTTGTCGTACTGGGATTGCCAAAGAAGATCGAGCACAGTGCTTAATACCGCAGGATCGCCAAACTCGCAAACCTCTGAAAACAATTGATAGTTAGGTAACATTCGTTGGCAAAGGGCAATGGCAAAGAGTTTTTTCTGTGGTAGTTCTAGCGCCTTTAAACGCTTAAAGAAGCCCGTTTTTTTGGTCATCTGTTATTTCCGCTGATAGCTGTGATAGCACTTGTTTTGCCGCCGATTCTACCTTAGTTAGCTCATCAAGTAACTCTAGTATTTCCGGTTCGAGATCTTCGACACGAGCATCCCGTTTCAATGCCGATTCAATCTCTTGGCATAATCGCTGTGTGGTTGGCACCCCACAATAGCAACTGGCACCATGGAGTTTATGGATAGTGGTGAGCATAGTCGCTTGATCGTTCTGATTCAGCGCCGTCTCAATTGCTGAGACCGTTTGTGGCAAGGAATCCAATAACATGCGCAACATATCTAAGGCTAAATCCGACTTATGGTTGGCTTGGGTTAAGCAGAGATCCCAGTTGAGGGTGTGTAAATCGAAGTGGGTGAACTTGGGCCGAGTGATCCAGCGGTTTATCTCCGCTTTGAGGGCGGCTTCGTCGATAGGTTTAGGCAAGTAACCATCCATGCCGCTGCCTAAAATCAGCTCTCGTTCCTCGGCAATCGCGTGGGCGGTCACGGCAATAATGGGCGTGTTGCGGTTCATCGACCCTTGGCGGATTTGCTTAGTGGCGCTGATGCCGTCGGTGCCCGGCATCTGGATATCCATAAAGATAAGGTCAAAGGTGCGGCTCTTAGCCTGCTTCACGGCTTCTTCACCACTGTTAACGGCGATGACGGTCGTCACTAACTCGTTAAGCAGGGTATCAATCAATTTTAAATTGGCAAAGTTATCATCCACCGCCAACACAGTAAGGGACTGGCGCGCGGCGGGGACGGTAATCGCCACGGGAGGTAAAATATCGTATTCCATTGGTGGATAGAGCATATTACGCGCCAATTGGTGTTCACTTACTGGCTGTGACAACACCACATCGGCATTGGGGCGAATAAATTGGCTTAGTACTTCCTGCTCTTGGCAATCGAACAGCACGATCAAGCAATCTGTTTTACTCTTAGCTTGATTTAGGGTACTGACCAATTGATTCGGATTGCTAAATCCATGGCAACTCAACAGCACATAATCGAACTGATGCTCAGTGGTCGAGAGCGTCGTCAGCAAGCTTGGTATGTGTTGATGGTGAGTGACCTTAGTATCCCACTGTTTTAGCTGACGACTAATCACCGAATGGGTGAGTACTCTGGGCTCATAAAACAGCACGGTTTTATCTTTAAGTTTTTCAAAGGGCAGCGAATCTCCAATCTGGAATTGACCTAGGCCTAATGGCAGGGTGAACCAGAAGTTAGAGCCCTTATCCACCGAAGAGGTGAAGCCAATTTGGCCGCCCATTTGGTTGACGAGGCGCTTAGTGATGACCAGCCCCAGCCCTGTGCCGCCAAAGCGGCGAGAAATCGAGGAGTCTGCTTGGCCAAAGGCTTGGAACAGGAAGTCCTGTTGGTTTTCATCAATCCCAATGCCGGTATCAATCACATCACAGCGCAGCACCACTTGATCATCGGTCTGGTTTTGTAACTCTAACTTGACCAACACGCTGCCCGAATCGGTAAACTTGATGGCATTGCCCACTAAGTTATTGATAATTTGGCAAACACGCATCGCATCGCCGTTAACATTGTCGGGGACATTGGGTGCAATATCGACCACTAACTCCAGCCCTTTGGCCTGCGCGCTACCGGAGATTAAAGTGATTGTCTCACCTAAGGTTTCCCTTAGGCCGAATGGCATGTTTTCTAACACCATTTTGCCGGCTTCGAGTTTAGAGAAGTCGAGAATATCGTTGATAATCGCCAGCAGGTTAGTCGCGCTGCGCTCGATGGTATTAATGTAATCGACTTGGCTTGAGTGCAGCGGGGTTTTAACGAGCTGACGGGCAAAGCCTATCACGCCGTTTAATGGTGTGCGCAGCTCGTGGGACATGTTCGCCAAGAATTCTGACTTAATGCGGCTGGCCTCCAGCGCGCGTTTTTTGGCTAAGTCGAGCTCGACGTTTTGGATCTCAATCTGCTCTAAGGTTTCCCGTAGATCCGAAGTTGCCTGATCGATATTTTGCTGCATTTCATCGTGATATTCCGATAGCGAGCCCGCCATGGCGTTAATACCGCGTTTAAGCAAATCCAGCTCACCGATAAGATTGCCCTCGAGTCTTGCATCGAGTTTACCCTCACGGATTTTGGCGACCACTCGCACCATTTCGGTAATCGGCTGGGTGACGTTTTTAACCAGACGAAAGGTAAACAACAGGTTTAATTGCACCCCAATCAAGACGATAATAAAGGCGGCCACGGCGGCCCTGTGTTGTTCGAGCAGCGCGCGTTCTTTATTGATAATCACCGAAATATAGCCAAGCAGCTCGCCATTATCGGTTTGGATATCAAAATTGACGGGTGCCCCCGCCGCAGGTGGTGCGGTGGCAAAAATCGGTGTGCGTAGGATAAGGCTGTCGCCCACGTGTTCAATTTCGGTTTTGTGCAGATTGGTCAGCGCCTCTTTATAGCGCATGATTTCGAAATCTTTGTGGTAATGCGATGTGACAAACAGTTGATTTTGAATGTCAAAAATAGCGATAGATTTAACGAGCGTGGATTTATTCAGTTGGGCTGCGGCAAGGAGCCGTTTCGTCGCTTCCCTGTCATTGCCCACGAGTCCCACTTCACTGGCAATCGCTAAAGGTTCGATAATATTGCTGCCCTGTTCAATCAGCGTCTCTTCGAGTTCATAGAAGCGATTTATGGTAAAGTAGCTGCCCAGCAGAATACCGACTAAGATCGTCGGCGCAAGCGCAAGCACCAGAACCCAGGAACGTAAGCTGTATTTGGTCATGTTGTTGACAGGGTTCATAGCCGCAGCGCAGTTTCCTAAGTTCTAGGGACGATATAATTTTATAAGACTGCCAGAAAAAGGGCGGTCTTTACCAGTTTTTTATTGATTTAGAGGCCGAAATGGCACAATTTTTTAAAGCAAAACCAAATAGTTCCAAGCAATTGTCTGCGAAGCAATCCTTTAGCGTGCACCAGCTGGATCATCTAGGGGCAGGTATAGCACAACATCAGGGAAAAGTCGTATTTATCCCCGGGGCCTTGCCCAGTGAAACCGTGCAGGCGCAGCTGACCGAACAAAAGAAAAACTATGCCCGAGCCAAGCTAATTAAAGTCGAGACACCGAGCACTGAGCGAGTCACGCCGCTATGCCCACATTACCAAAGCTGTGGCGGCTGCGATTTACAGCATATGTCATTAGCTGGGCAGCGCGAGCATAAGTCAGCGGCCTTGGTTGATATTATGGCCAAATTTGCTGGCGCCGAAGGTAACTCAGTGCCAGCATTGACGGGTGAGGGGTGGCACTATCGTCGCCGTGCCCGCCTTGCGACCCTATTTGATAAAAATACCAAGCAGTTGAGCCTAGGGTTTCGCGCCTCAAGCAGCAACCAAGTGGTGCCTATTGAGACCTGTTTAGTCTTGGCGAAACCCTTAGCGGATTTAATTGCCCCATTTGCTAAGTTGCTTAATCAACTGACGGCCAAATCGAGCCTTGGGCATGTAGAATTGATTGATGCCGACAACGGCCATTTTGCGGTAATTCGGATCACTAAATCCTTAAACGATAAGGATATGGCAAAGCTTGCGCAGTTTGCTGAGCTGCATCAAATCCATATTTGTTTGCAAGACAACAACGGCGAGTTCCATGGGGTGAATGGCACGTTGTTATTGCCCGTTTACCAGTTGCTCGATGATAACGCCGATGCAAAGCCTGTAAGCCTCACCTTTACTCCTGGTAACTTTGTGCAAGTGAATGCGCAAATTAACAAGGCCATGGTGGCGCAGGCGTTAGACTGGTTAGCACCACAGCCGGGTGAGCGAATTCTCGATCTCTTCTGCGGTATGGGAAACTTCAGTTTGCCTTTAGCTAAACTGGGCGCTGAAGTGATTGGGGTTGAAGGGGTGCCAGAAATGGTCAGCCAAGCCCGTGAAAACGCCGCGGCAAATGGCTTAAGCAATTTAACCTTTTACCATGGCGACTTAAGCGCCGATTTATCCTGCGAGCCTTGGATGGGCAAGATTGATAAGTTGCTACTCGATCCTGCCCGCGCGGGGGCGTTCGAGAGTTTGCAATGGCTTAAGAAGATGAAACCCCGCCAAGTGGTGTATGTCTCTTGTAATCCGGCGAGCTTGGCCCGCGACAGTGCTGTGTTGCTCGAGCGTGGTTACAAGTTACAAAAGTTAGGTTTAATCGATATGTTCCCGCAGACACATCATATCGAAGCCATGGCCTTGTTTGAGCTTGCAAAATAAGGCTTATCGATTGGGCAAGGTTTCCTCACTTGCCCGCGTTATTCGAGTGTAAAGTAAGCAAAGCGTTTGAATAACGTAAAAAATGTGAAGTTTCGTCTCGTTGGGTTTGACAAGTCCGTGCCAATGCTGAAGATAGGAGTGCCGAGGTGGTGCCACTTTTCTTTGAGCACGAATAAGGAAATAAATTAGATGGTCTCTGTTCGCGAAGCGCACTTTAATGATCCCGATTTTCATCTTGAAGATTGGGTGGCTCGCTATGTCAGTCATGTCGAGGAGGCGCAAACCTTACTCACCCTGATTGCACAGGTGGAAGCCTTACCCGCTAAGAGTCCTGCCGCGAAAAGAGAACTGCTCGAACGTGCCCGCGAGATGATTGAAATCCTCGCGCCATTGAACATGGATATCGAGACGCTGCAAGCGGCTATCCTGTTTGTGGTGTTTGATGCGGGCCTATTAAACGAAGAGGCGATCAAAGAAAAGTTTGGCGAGTCTCTCGCGCGGTTAGTCGCCAGCGTTGTCACCATGGATGCCATTGGTGCGTTAAAAATCAACCCCAATAGCCGCTCAACCGAGCCGCAAATCGATAATATCCGCCGCATGTTGCTGGCGATGGTCGAAGACGTACGCGCCGTGGTGATCAAACTGGCCGAGCGTGTTTGTTTGCTGCGCGCCGTGAAAAATGCCGACGAAGAAACCCGCGTCTTGCTGGCCCGCGAAATTGCCGACATCTATGCGCCGCTCGCTAACCGTTTGGGGATTGGTCAGTTAAAGTGGGAATTAGAAGATATTTCCTTCCGTTATCTGCATCCAGATACCTACAAGGACATTGCGAAACAGTTAGACGGTAAGCGGTTAGACCGCGAAGTCTATATCGAAAAATTTGTCGAGCAGTTGCAGCAGCGCCTCGATGAGGATCATATCCGCGCTAAGGTGTATGGTCGTCCAAAACATATCTACAGCATCTGGCGCAAGATGAAGGGCAAACACCTCAAGTTTGATGAGTTGTTTGACGTGCGCGCCGTACGGATTGTCACCGAACGTTTGCAGGACTGCTACGGCGCCTTAGGGGTCGTGCACACTCTTTGGCACCATATCCCGCGCGAGTTCGACGACTACGTGGCCAACCCTAAACCTAACGGTTATCAATCGATTCATACCGTAGTGGTGGGGCCTGAAGGTAAAACCGTTGAAATTCAAATTCGTACCCAAGATATGCATGAAGATGCAGAGCTGGGGGTTGCTGCACACTGGAAATATAAAGAAGGTAATCACTCCGGCAAACAGAGCGGCTACGAAGAAAAAATCAATTGGCTGCGTAAAATTCTGCAATGGCAGGAAGACGTGGTCGAAAGCGGCAACTTGGTCGAAGAAGTCCGCAGCCAAGTATTTGAAGACAGAGTCTATGTCTTTACCCCGAGCGGTGAAGTCGTTGACTTGCCACTGGGTTCAACTGTGCTCGACTTTGCCTACTATATTCACTCGCAGGTTGGCCATAAGTGTATCGGCGCTAAGGTCGATGGCCGCATTGTGCCGTTTACTTATCAGGTTGAAACGGGCGAGCGCATTGAAATTATCACCTCGAAGCATCCTAATCCTAAACGCGATTGGCTTAATCCAAACTTAGGCTATATCCGCACATCGCGGGCGCGCTCGAAAATTCAGCATTGGTTTAAGCAGCAGGACCGCGATAAAAACATTATCGCCGGTAAAGAAATGCTCGAAGCCGAGCTGGCGCGAGTCAGCCTTAAAATCAAAGATGCCGCCATCGCCGTTGAGCGCTTTAATATGGCGAGTATGGACGACTTGCTTGCCGCTATCGGCGGCGGTGATGTGCGTTTACATCAGGTCGTAAACCATATCCAAAGTAAGTTGCGCCTCGATGAGGCGAGCGAAGAAGATGCGGTTGAAGAATTAGTTAAGAAGAGCCAACCCAAATCTGGCACCAATAGCCGTGGTCAGGTTGAGGTGAATGGCGTGGGTAACTTACTCAGCCATATCGCCCGTTGCTGCCAGCCCGTGCCTGGGGATGAAATTTTAGGCTTTATCACCAAAGGGCGCGGTATTTCGGTGCATCGCTCCGACTGTGAACAGGTAAAAGAGTTAATGCGCGTTCACCCAGAGCGTGGCGTCGATGTGGTTTGGGGCGAGAACTATTCAGGTGGTTATCGCATGCGCCTGCGCGTCTTAGCCCATGATCGCAGCGGATTATTGCGGGATCTCACCTCGGTACTCGCCGCCGAAAAGTCCAATGTACTCGCCATGAGCTCCTCATCGGATATTAAGAATCAAACGGCAGCCATAGAGCTGGAATTAGAGCTTTATAATCTTGATGGCTTATCGCGGGTGTTATCTAAGCTCTCCCAAGTCGATAGCGTGATAGAAGCACGCAGATTGTAACTTTCGGCTCTGTGATTATGCGTTGTAAAAAGCGGTAGGGCATAAAGCGCTACCGCTTTTTTGTTTTCAGCCCTAAACCATCTTCTTCAGAAGGTGATTTCTTTACTTAATAAATAATACATCCATGTATTCGCTCATGGTTTCGCCACGTGAGTTTATCTCCATCATACAAAAAAGTACTTCTGACGTAGCGATTAATTAGATGATAAATGTGCGTTTATTGGCACCTACTATAAGTATTCTTCTATCAGAGATCATCACCCGCTCTAAAATAGAAAAAGTGAAGGAAATCTGAAGACTAGTATGAACAGGGCTCGAACCACAAAAGATATGGCCGCACCTAATAATCACTGAACTGTAATCAGAATTATTCTCGTGCGTCTTTTAAATATGAACTATGCTTTTTTTGATTGGTTAAAAGGCGAACTAATTCCTTATTATTCGTCAATACCTATCAATTGTTTTCTATCTCATACCTCTCGTGTATACCCAATAGCTCGTTAAGGAGTGACGATGAAATTTAAAAATTTCAAACAGTTGTCTGTGAGTTTTTTGGCTTTTGTCATACTGGCAGCCTGCGGCTCTGATGACTCCGATGAAATGCCAACGGTAACCGTTGCGAGTTCTGTTGCGCTTAAAGAAAACCGAAGCGTCGATATTATTTCGGTCGGCCAGGACGATGGCAGCTCGCTCAGCTATCTATGGACTCAAGAATCTGGCCCCACGTTAACGCTGGCCAACATCACCAGCGCCATCGTTGGTGTGACCGCACCGATCGTTGATGCTGATGGGACCGCAGTGCTTCGGGTCACTGTTACTGACAGCGCCAATCAAACTGCCAGTGCCACGGTTTCGGTGCTGGTGGCCAACAATAAGTTACCCACGGTTACAGCCGTCTTTGAAGGTGTTGTTGAAAAGTCGGCCGTGACCTTAACAGCCTCAGCGACTGATCCGGATGGTAGTATCAGCTCATATCTTTGGACCCAAACCTCTGGCTCCCCGGTAACTCTGGCCGGTGAAACCACGGCTTCCTTAAGTTTTACGGCGCCAAGTGTTTCGGTTGATACTGACCTAGGCTTCAGTCTGATGGTTACTGACGATGATGATGAATCCGCCTCAGTAGTCGGAACTGTCATCGTTACCCCAGTCATGGTGACTTATACCGTCACAGGGAATGTTACTGACGCAGCCTTTGCTAGCTCCGAGGTCAGCGGCACCGTGGCTGGTACCAGTTTTAGCACCACAACTGACAGCAATGGTGCTTTTAGCCTGCCACTTAAAGCTGACGATGATGAAACCAATCTGTTTACCAATCTCATTGTTAAATCAGCCAGCACTGCCGGTTTGGAGTATTACAAGTTTGTCCCCCAGCTGACAGCGGATCCGGTACAGGCGGCTGCGGTAGGCAAAGTGACCTCCAGAATTCAGGTTTCGCCAACTGATACCAAGGCAGAAACTCTGGCCGATGAGGTCGCCAATACTGTGTCTATCAATGCAGTTTCAACCGCTTTGTATTCGCTGATAGTCTCAGCTAACAATGGTGAGGTTCCAGCTGATTTAGACCAATTCACTCTGGTTGAAAAATCAGTCAGTCCGGATGAGTTGATAGAGGCCGCCGCTGTGGTGAAACTGATTACACAGGGGGGCTCGTTTGCCTTGCCGGAAGGGGTCAGTAATGTGCTGGAGTTGCTGACCAATACCGAAGCATACAACAGCTACGTGACAGCGGCCGAAACCGCCACGCCAGGTATTATTAGTGCGACCGTCGACGATATCATCGCTGATCCTGAACTGACCCCCCCGATTGCGCCAGACAGTCTCGCCAGCACCTACTATGAAGTGTATCCAGCGGCGGCAGGCTTTTTGTCCCGCGGCGGTGGCCGATTTGAATTCCACCAGAACGGCAGCGGGATTGAAACAACTGGTCGTGTAGAGAAGTTCAGCTGGGCACTCACCGATGGCACCTTAACCCTCACCTATTCCGATCCTATTGGCTCCTACAGTTATCCCGCCGTTGAGGAGGGCGTTGCCGGATTAACCATGGCGCAGGTTAACCAGCTGCATAATGCAGGAGTCAACCAGGTGGAGGTGCTGCGTAAACCGCAAAGCACCACTATGAAACGGGTAATCGAAGGCGAGAAAACTGACACCTTCCGTATTGTCGCATCGGTAAAAGAAACCATGACGCCGGTGACGTTGGATGGCGGTGTGGTGATTTCGACCAGTGGAAAGTTGAATGAGTCCACCACCGATCAGCTGATGCGCAATGGCGATAAACTGAGTGAACTTAAACTCACCGCCGACGAGGTAGTCAGCGACTGGATTATCGAACATTATTACTACTTTGGTGAGCCAGGACTCGGTTACTCTGATATGTTTGCCGACTTGTTTGAGGTTAGTGCTGATGGCACAGGTATAGCTAGGGTACTGGAGCGGCCTTTCACCTGGAGCATTAATGAGCATGGCACCTTTATTGCCCGATTTGAAGATGGCAGTAGCGTGCATATCAGCAAGCTCGACCAGTCAGGCAGCGATATACAGGTATTCAGTGAGTCCTACGATGCAGAGGGTAACTTACTTGCCGCAGATACAGACTATGCATTGGAGCTTGAAAACGGTGTGATTGGGACCTTTGACTTGACCAACGCAGAGGGCAAGTACTGGAATACCACTATCAATCAATGGCATAAATCGGCCTGGGATAACGGTAATTTGTTATGGGATAACGGTTTCGCCTATTTTGGTTGGCAGTTCAATGCCAATGGTGAAGGATATCAGTTGGGCAGTTTCCAATCCTCACCACCTGATTTTGCGCCCATATTTAACACTCCCATTAATTGGATAGTAGATACCGAATCGGATGATGTGGCATTCCAGTCAATTTACCGCTGGAAGTGTGGTGATGTGACCACCGAGGCATGCGCTCGCCGTGATTGGTATGTGCTTAAAGAATTGGAGTTTGGCGTTTTGGGCCCACGTATTTATGTATTTGAATTTGAAGAACGCAGAAATGACAGCCAGTCGCCTTGGTATGTTGCCCGCGGTTTGGGCCCCAGACTCAATATCTATGAAGAAATAGCCTTTGATTACTGGAACCAAGCAGCACCAGCTGCATCCAGTCGAGGTATACAGGCCAGCAGGCCTTATGGTGCAGGCGTCACTGGTGTTGCCCGTTTGGTGTTGGAACCAAGCCAAACCCCGGCACTTGGATTTTAGTATTTGGTGCCCAGGTGACTTGTGTAAAGTTGCCATATAGCTATTTGGGGTGTGTTCGGTTACTGAGTGTTTGGCGACTGAAGGTGAATAGTTGTAAAGAGAAGGTCAGCAATCCAGCTGGCCTTCTCTTTTGGGGATTGCAGCCCAGAAGAACACTGAACCTCAAGAATCGTGTTGATGATGTAACTGAAAATTCTGTCTTAACACATGCTATCGTATTTCCTGCCCATGGGCAGTCTCGCTCTAGTAACGAGCTTCGAAAACAAGGGATATTTGTCTCCGCCAGTGGCGTGAGCTCCATTTGGTTACTGCATGGCTTAGAGAACTTCAAAAGCGATTAGAAGCCCTCGAAGCCAAAGTCGAGCCAG comes from the Shewanella mangrovisoli genome and includes:
- the relA gene encoding GTP diphosphokinase — encoded protein: MVSVREAHFNDPDFHLEDWVARYVSHVEEAQTLLTLIAQVEALPAKSPAAKRELLERAREMIEILAPLNMDIETLQAAILFVVFDAGLLNEEAIKEKFGESLARLVASVVTMDAIGALKINPNSRSTEPQIDNIRRMLLAMVEDVRAVVIKLAERVCLLRAVKNADEETRVLLAREIADIYAPLANRLGIGQLKWELEDISFRYLHPDTYKDIAKQLDGKRLDREVYIEKFVEQLQQRLDEDHIRAKVYGRPKHIYSIWRKMKGKHLKFDELFDVRAVRIVTERLQDCYGALGVVHTLWHHIPREFDDYVANPKPNGYQSIHTVVVGPEGKTVEIQIRTQDMHEDAELGVAAHWKYKEGNHSGKQSGYEEKINWLRKILQWQEDVVESGNLVEEVRSQVFEDRVYVFTPSGEVVDLPLGSTVLDFAYYIHSQVGHKCIGAKVDGRIVPFTYQVETGERIEIITSKHPNPKRDWLNPNLGYIRTSRARSKIQHWFKQQDRDKNIIAGKEMLEAELARVSLKIKDAAIAVERFNMASMDDLLAAIGGGDVRLHQVVNHIQSKLRLDEASEEDAVEELVKKSQPKSGTNSRGQVEVNGVGNLLSHIARCCQPVPGDEILGFITKGRGISVHRSDCEQVKELMRVHPERGVDVVWGENYSGGYRMRLRVLAHDRSGLLRDLTSVLAAEKSNVLAMSSSSDIKNQTAAIELELELYNLDGLSRVLSKLSQVDSVIEARRL
- a CDS encoding PKD domain-containing protein, yielding MKFKNFKQLSVSFLAFVILAACGSDDSDEMPTVTVASSVALKENRSVDIISVGQDDGSSLSYLWTQESGPTLTLANITSAIVGVTAPIVDADGTAVLRVTVTDSANQTASATVSVLVANNKLPTVTAVFEGVVEKSAVTLTASATDPDGSISSYLWTQTSGSPVTLAGETTASLSFTAPSVSVDTDLGFSLMVTDDDDESASVVGTVIVTPVMVTYTVTGNVTDAAFASSEVSGTVAGTSFSTTTDSNGAFSLPLKADDDETNLFTNLIVKSASTAGLEYYKFVPQLTADPVQAAAVGKVTSRIQVSPTDTKAETLADEVANTVSINAVSTALYSLIVSANNGEVPADLDQFTLVEKSVSPDELIEAAAVVKLITQGGSFALPEGVSNVLELLTNTEAYNSYVTAAETATPGIISATVDDIIADPELTPPIAPDSLASTYYEVYPAAAGFLSRGGGRFEFHQNGSGIETTGRVEKFSWALTDGTLTLTYSDPIGSYSYPAVEEGVAGLTMAQVNQLHNAGVNQVEVLRKPQSTTMKRVIEGEKTDTFRIVASVKETMTPVTLDGGVVISTSGKLNESTTDQLMRNGDKLSELKLTADEVVSDWIIEHYYYFGEPGLGYSDMFADLFEVSADGTGIARVLERPFTWSINEHGTFIARFEDGSSVHISKLDQSGSDIQVFSESYDAEGNLLAADTDYALELENGVIGTFDLTNAEGKYWNTTINQWHKSAWDNGNLLWDNGFAYFGWQFNANGEGYQLGSFQSSPPDFAPIFNTPINWIVDTESDDVAFQSIYRWKCGDVTTEACARRDWYVLKELEFGVLGPRIYVFEFEERRNDSQSPWYVARGLGPRLNIYEEIAFDYWNQAAPAASSRGIQASRPYGAGVTGVARLVLEPSQTPALGF